One genomic segment of Mytilus galloprovincialis chromosome 5, xbMytGall1.hap1.1, whole genome shotgun sequence includes these proteins:
- the LOC143075065 gene encoding uncharacterized protein LOC143075065 → MKSRTSVGLLLLVFVFIANNNNIVNACKIYEFECTDGSCINSTLKCNYDFDCPDRHDEVNCTYIQPCPEGNYRCATGECVNNKTECPIMTSLVSLSSTIAVDIQSSFVSPTTSSKMISATSHPNTYTLLSSGLSSTVIHHLQSSSAFISSTISIEPTTMHHSYQTSFIQTTPTYPVKTPRSPTDDQKPDEESNKLLYLLFLLVLLVPLIVLVGWRYRMNMRSMIYRVTRRGNHYHDASRNREMH, encoded by the exons ATGAAAAGCAGAACTAGTGTAGGGCTCCTTTTATTAGTTTTTGTCTTCATAGCGAATAATAATAAC ATTGTGAATGCCTGTAAAATATATGAGTTCGAATGCACAGATGGAAGTTGTATCAATTCAACATTGAAATGCAATTACGATTTTGACTGTCCAGATCGCCACGATGAGGTTAATT GTACATATATTCAGCCATGCCCTGAAGGAAACTATAGATGTGCAACAGGCGAATGTGTTAACAATAAAACCGAATGTCCAATAATGACATCATTAGTATCGTTATCTTCTACCATTGCTGTCGATATTCAATCTTCCTTTGTGTCACCAACTACTAGTTCAAAGATGATATCAGCCACCAGTCATCCAAATACGTATACATTACTGAGTTCTGGTTTATCGTCAACAGTAATACATCATTTACAGTCATCATCTGCTTTTATATCATCAACAATTTCAATAGAACCAACAACAATGCATCATTCATATCAGACCTCTTTTATACAAACAACACCAACGTATCCCGTAAAGACACCTAGGTCTCCAACAGACGATCAAAAACCCGATGAGGAAAGTAATAAGTTATTAT ATTTATTATTTCTCTTAGTTTTATTGGTTCCATTGATTGTCTTGGTCGGATGGAGATATAGAATGAACATGAG AAGCATGATCTACAGAGTAACAAGGAGGGGGAATCATTACCATGATGCTTCGAGGAATAG agagATGCATTAG